A portion of the Tenebrio molitor unplaced genomic scaffold, icTenMoli1.1 SCAFFOLD_647, whole genome shotgun sequence genome contains these proteins:
- the LOC138140961 gene encoding RNA polymerase sigma factor SigA-like codes for MAMAPAEKKAFKLEFFERQARIISLASESQAPALEMVTSWAQFSQSFHKINRLQGTFASMNVGLVEKEVNTYSFAKDVDQIRSAAYQGLTRAMTLYAPEKGFKFSGYAHAWIKQMILRELVAQDTVRLPEGAHTTITRIKTVYADMPNASDEYVCEKVCIGLDELSALRPYVSGANGMSLEAALNDEKDLNLHSVLEDDNNNFSQEVEDANLATRFLDLLKGVLTEREYFVLKHRRELESAEFMTMGEIAKVLGVSAQNVNRIEKEAIAKLASISDLEAMWLDVLGA; via the coding sequence ATGGCTATGGCGCCGGCTGAGAAAAAAGCTTttaaactagagttctttgaAAGACAAGCGCGCATCATATCGCTTGCTTCCGAGTCCCAGGCACCAGCTTTGGAAATGGTAACCAGCTGGGCGCAGTTCAGCCAATCGTTTCACAAGATTAATCGGCTGCAGGGCACCTTTGCTTCCATGAATGTGGGCTTGGTTGAGAAAGAGGTGAACACGTATAGCTTCGCGAAAGATGTTGATCAAATTCGTTCCGCGGCATACCAGGGCCTTACCCGGGCTATGACTCTCTATGCTCCGGAAAAAGGATTCAAGTTCTCTGGGTATGCCCATGCCTGGATCAAACAGATGATTCTGCGTGAGCTCGTAGCTCAAGACACGGTGCGCCTTCCTGAAGGGGCGCACACGACCATTACGCGAATCAAAACGGTATACGCTGATATGCCCAATGCCAGTGATGAGTATGTGTGCGAGAAGGTGTGTATTGGCCTGGATGAGCTAAGCGCATTGCGCCCATACGTGAGCGGCGCGAATGGTATGAGCCTCGAAGCAGCGCTCAATGATGAAAAGGATTTGAATCTTCATAGCGTGCTGGAAGACGACAACAACAATTTTTCCCAAGAGGTTGAAGATGCCAACCTGGCTACTCGTTTTCTTGATCTTTTGAAGGGTGTGCTCACAGAGCGCGAATACTTTGTGTTGAAGCACAGACGGGAGCTCGAATCTGCCGAATTTATGACCATGGGTGAGATCGCCAAGGTGCTTGGCGTCTCTGCCCAGAATGTGAATCGAATTGAAAAGGAGGCTATTGCGAAGCTGGCGAGTATTAGTGACCTAGAAGCGATGTGGCTCGATGTATTAGGTGCTTAA